Proteins co-encoded in one Ziziphus jujuba cultivar Dongzao chromosome 9, ASM3175591v1 genomic window:
- the LOC125424080 gene encoding transcription factor MYB108: protein MDTIHLDGRSWSANHQSIEDDDQVQTIRKGPWTEEEDFRLIHYVNIHGEGHWDHLARSAGLKRTGKSCRFRWLNYLRPGIRRGNFTLQEQLLILELHLRWGNRWSKIAQFLNGRTDNEIKNYWRTRVQKQAKLMKCDVNSKQFQATMRYVWMPRLGEQMGATSSCSYNANMMDRGLISYDHETRGSTADDPAMSLPEVISAITSYEKEGSNSQDTPTHNILSGSNHQSFQCCNDCFEVGDFLDHLFNDTEFVGFLQEQLFD, encoded by the exons ATGGATACTATCCACTTAGATGGTAGATCATGGTCTGCAAATCATCAGAGTATTGAAGACGACGACCAGGTGCAGACAATTAGAAAGGGTCCATGGACAGAAGAAGAGGATTTCAGACTCATTCATTACGTTAACATCCATGGCGAGGGTCACTGGGACCATCTTGCTCGTTCTGCAG GTTTAAAACGAACAGGGAAAAGCTGCAGATTCAGATGGCTAAACTACTTACGCCCGGGGATTAGACGTGGAAATTTTACCCTCCAAGAACAGCTATTGATACTTGAGCTCCATCTTCGCTGGGGAAATCG GTGGTCGAAGATTGCACAATTCTTGAACGGTAGAACAGACAATGAGATCAAGAACTACTGGAGAACGAGAGTCCAAAAGCAGGCAAAGCTCATGAAATGCGATGTGAACAGCAAACAATTCCAAGCGACCATGCGTTATGTGTGGATGCCCCGTTTAGGGGAGCAAATGGGAGCCACATCTTCATGTTCGTACAACGCCAATATGATGGATAGGGGACTGATCAGTTACGATCATGAAACAAGAGGCTCCACTGCGGACGATCCTGCTATGTCACTCCCTGAGGTGATCTCTGCTATTACGTCTTATGAAAAAGAGGGCAGTAATTCGCAGGACACTCCAACACATAATATTCTTAGTGGTTCAAACCACCAATCATTTCAATGCTGCAATGATTGCTTTGAAGTTGGAGATTTTTTGGACCATCTTTTTAACGATACTGAATTTGTAGGATTTTTGCAAGAGCAGCTATTTGATTAG
- the LOC107426114 gene encoding transcription factor MYB78, whose translation MDVHHHHHHASMEGFGSGTQPSSGEEDIMDLRKGPWTVEEDSLLINYVSTHGEGRWNSLARHAGLKRTGKSCRLRWLNYLRPSVRRGNITLQEQLLILELHSRWGNRWSKIAQYLPGRTDNEIKNYWRTRVQKQAKQLKCDVNSKQFQDAMRYVWIPRLIERIQASSTSESSSSTATGQQPTSTSTTSTKHHHHSCPPDNISASSSDTSDLQAVSSSVSDLTDSQDLPPDPAHTAHNQYQYQNLDMQVNQQSNSWVGDSLDNLWNEDDIWFFQQHLCHDDF comes from the exons ATGGatgttcatcatcatcatcatcatgcttCCATGGAGGGCTTTGGGTCAGGAACTCAACCTAGTTCTGGTGAAGAAGATATTATGGACTTGAGGAAAGGTCCTTGGACCGTTGAGGAGGACTCTCTGCTCATCAACTACGTTTCCACCCACGGCGAAGGCCGCTGGAACTCCCTCGCTCGCCATGCAG GCCTAAAGCGAACCGGTAAAAGCTGCAGATTGAGATGGTTAAACTACTTGCGTCCCAGTGTTCGGAGAGGAAACATCACCCTCCAAGAGCAGCTTTTGATTCTTGAACTCCATTCTCGATGGGGCAACcg GTGGTCCAAGATAGCCCAATATCTGCCGGGTAGGACAGACAATGAGATAAAGAACTATTGGAGAACCAGAGTCCAAAAGCAAGCCAAGCAACTCAAGTGTGACGTCAACAGCAAACAATTCCAAGACGCCATGCGTTACGTTTGGATACCCCGTTTGATCGAACGGATCCAGGCCTCCTCCACATCCGAGTCATCCTCTTCCACGGCTACTGGTCAACAACCCACTTCCACCTCCACTACCTCCACCAAACACCACCACCACTCCTGCCCTCCTGACAATATTTCTGCCTCTTCCTCCGACACTTCGGACCTCCAAGCTGTCTCCTCCTCTGTTTCGGACCTCACCGACTCCCAAGACCTCCCACCCGACCCAGCTCACACTGCACACAACCAATACCAATACCAAAATTTGGACATGCAGGTAAACCAACAGAGCAACTCTTGGGTAGGCGATTCATTGGACAATTTGTGGAACGAAGACGATATATGGTTCTTCCAGCAGCACCTCTGCCATGATgatttctaa
- the LOC107426082 gene encoding probable pectinesterase 53, whose amino-acid sequence MLLVLVVSALMDSKIHTQLIILFLVLLSETVILKSHSWSSLERSDSDFNNWVSWNVRNYQKKTALEAEMTMAKLGNRPSGKLKKIDVRLRKAELNKMSISVRQDGSGDFANITDALISILPRNNRRVTLMIGPGVYREKILIPRTLPFVTLLGTNASDPPTITGNDTASGSGKDGRPLRTFQSATVAIEADYFIAVNVKFENTAPHTVGRRGEQAAAIRISGTKAAFYNCSFYGAQDTLYDHKGLHYFNNCFIQGSVDFIFGYGMSLYENCYLNSMAKKVASLTAQKRTNSTMASGFSFKDCVVRGRGQVYLGRAWGDYSRVVFSYSFMDNIVLPQGWSDWGDQNRHLKVYYGEYKCGGPGANLSGRVPWARALTDEEAKPFIGTYYIDGDSWLITPSKLINH is encoded by the exons atgcttttggtACTAGTAGTTAGTGCGCTAATGGATTCCAAAATCCATACACAATTGATCATTCTCTTCCTTGTTCTTTTGTCTGAAACTGTAATCTTGAAATCCCACTCATGGAGTAGTTTGGAGAGATCTGACTCAGACTTCAACAATTGGGTATCATGGAACGTCCGAAATTATCAGAAGAAAACCGCATTGGAAGCAGAAATGACAATGGCCAAATTAGGAAACCGACCTTCAGGAAAGTTGAAGAAGATTGATGTGAGGCTGAGGAAGGCTGAGCTGAACAAGATGAGTATAAGTGTGAGACAAGATGGGAGTGGTGATTTTGCAAATATCACGGACGCTCTCATTAGTATTCTACCACGAAACAATAGGAGAGTCACATTGATGATCGGACCAGGTGTTTACAg GGAAAAGATTTTGATCCCTAGAACTCTGCCTTTTGTTACATTGTTAGGTACCAATGCCAGCGACCCGCCGACCATCACTGGGAACGACACAGCCTCAGGGTCTGGTAAAGATGGTAGGCCATTGAGGACGTTTCAGAGTGCAACTGTTGCCATCGAAGCTGATTATTTCATTGCCGTCAATGTCAAATTTGAG AACACAGCTCCACATACGGTTGGAAGACGCGGAGAACAAGCTGCGGCAATTCGCATATCAGGGACGAAGGCAGCGTTTTATAACTGCAGTTTCTATGGAGCTCAAGATACGCTTTATGATCACAAGGGCCTTCACTATTTCAATAACTGCTTCATCCAAGGCTCCGTGGACTTCATTTTCGGCTATGGCATGTCCCTTTACGAA AATTGCTACTTGAATTCAATGGCGAAGAAGGTGGCTTCCCTCACAGCACAAAAGAGGACAAATTCAACAATGGCAAGTGGGTTTTCGTTTAAAGATTGTGTTGTGAGAGGACGTGGGCAAGTTTATCTTGGAAGAGCATGGGGAGACTATTCCAGGGTTGTCTTTTCTTACTCATTCATGGATAACATTGTTCTACCCCAAGGCTGGAGCGATTGGGGTGACCAAAATCGCCATCT GAAAGTGTATTATGGAGAATACAAGTGCGGTGGTCCAGGAGCCAACTTAAGCGGAAGAGTTCCATGGGCTCGAGCGCTGACGGACGAAGAGGCCAAACCCTTTATTGGGACTTACTACATTGATGGTGATTCTTGGCTCATTAccccttcaaaattaattaaccaTTAA
- the LOC107426109 gene encoding gibberellin 2-beta-dioxygenase 2 encodes MVVASPSPLRTKKTKAVGIPTIDLSSSCRSKLSESIVKACEEYGFFKVVNHGVPKQVLARLEDQGAGFFAKSAAEKQRAGPATPFGYGSKNIGRNGDTGELEYLLLHTNPHTISERSKAISNDPSKFSCAVNDYIEAVRDLACAILDLVAEGLWISDKYIFSSFIRDAHSDSLLRLNHYPPIKDTKDCDPSLQLHQFRSNPIGFGEHSDPQILTILRANDVGGLQISLHDNGLWVPVPPDPNEFFVIVGDAFQALTNGRFKSARHRALANSSVKPRMSTVYFGAPPLNAWISPIPEMVSPQNPSLYKPFTWGEYKKAAYSLRLGDSRLDLFKIHNADHKPLSP; translated from the exons ATGGTAGTAGCTTCTCCTTCGCCGCTAAGGACCAAGAAAACAAAGGCAGTAGGGATTCCGACAATTGATCTTTCAAGCAGCTGTAGGTCCAAGTTGTCGGAGTCAATCGTCAAAGCGTGTGAGGAATATGGATTCTTCAAGGTGGTCAACCATGGAGTGCCAAAGCAAGTCCTTGCGAGATTGGAAGACCAAGGGGCCGGTTTCTTCGCCAAATCCGCCGCCGAGAAGCAACGTGCGGGTCCGGCTACTCCGTTTGGTTATGGCTCCAAAAACATTGGTCGCAATGGTGACACCGGCGAGCTCGAGTATCTTCTCCTTCATACTAATCCTCACACCATTTCTGAGAGATCTAAAGCTATATCCAATGACCCTTCCAAATTCAG CTGTGCAGTGAATGATTACATAGAAGCCGTTAGGGATTTAGCATGTGCGATTCTTGATTTAGTGGCGGAGGGTCTATGGATCTCCGACAAGTACATCTTCAGCAGCTTCATCAGGGACGCTCATAGTGACTCACTTCTCAGGCTCAATCACTATCCACCTATCAAGGACACCAAGGACTGCGACCCATCACTCCAACTCCATCAGTTTCGCAGCAATCCGATTGGATTTGGAGAGCATTCTGACCCTCAGATCTTGACCATCTTGCGAGCCAATGACGTGGGTGGCCTTCAGATCTCTTTGCATGATAATGGCTTGTGGGTCCCCGTCCCCCCGGACCCCAATGAATTCTTCGTGATTGTTGGTGATGCTTTTCAG gctTTGACGAACGGGAGGTTTAAGAGTGCGAGACATAGAGCATTAGCAAACTCATCAGTGAAGCCAAGAATGTCAACGGTATACTTTGGGGCACCGCCTTTGAATGCATGGATCTCTCCCATCCCAGAGATGGTGTCACCCCAGAATCCCAGTCTCTACAAGCCCTTCACTTGGGGAGAGTACAAGAAGGCCGCCTACTCTCTCCGACTAGGCGATTCTCGTCTTGATCTCTTCAAGATTCATAATGCCGATCATAAACCTTTGTCTCCATGA